One part of the Streptomyces ferrugineus genome encodes these proteins:
- a CDS encoding NHLP bacteriocin export ABC transporter permease/ATPase subunit, producing the protein MTSLHEGDLVLGALGQMGTRIDCAGFNRLDLEGPQVLWLVASGAVDLFAVDAGQQGHWHHLGRLEAGSLLLGPVAGPQHTLVARPLRDCVVHRIGLRELYQPANTQTWSYDEYGNPQYVPPQTSPLEYALALGVGRSLSILFQAPMATERAAEVTDDDVFWMQVPPGSVQYGSLYGAEAAADLLMDPAVWQSMVDQQYRLLTTLDRWIEQLERTHETRTAEGIKAGEAVRAQADRTLLASIGKRGDKRTTAADADASYAACKLVAEAAGITLSEPAQSGTESDRLDPVERVAIASRVRTRAVRLDGRWWRDNVGPLVGHRALSGAPVALLWRRGGYVAVHPSTGRETPVEKANAEEFEPRAVMFYRPLPDRALSPLRLLRFSMRGTSGDLTNLLISGLITVAIGALVPIATGKVLGEFVPKAQTGLIVQFCLAVMISSVVAAAFMLLQNLTILRLEGRIEATLQPALWDRLLRLPTRFFTERSTGELASQAMGISAIRRLMAGVGPVVASSVTVGAMNLALLFWYSVPMAMAAIGMLVVIASVFLGLGLWQVRWQRRLVVLSNKLNNQAFQTLRGLPKLRVAAAENYAYAAWASQFARSRELQQKVGRIKNLTTVLGAVYLPLCTLLMFMLLAGPARGSMSAAAFLTFNTSVTMLLTSVTQLTGSFVSAVAALPLFEQIKPVLDGTPEVRTASTRPGPLTGSIEARRLSFRYSDDGPLVLDDVSFDVRPGEFVAVVGPSGCGKSTLLRLLIGFDKPVSGSVLYDGQDLAALDQSAVRRQCGVVLQHAQPFTGSILDVICGTEPYTPEEAMAAAEMAGLAEDIKRMPMGLHTIVSGSGAISGGQRQRLMIAQALIRRPRILFFDEATSALDNETQRTVIESTKALNATRIVIAHRLSTVLDADRVIVMEDGKVAQQGPPAQLLADVNGRLHELVRRQLA; encoded by the coding sequence ATGACCTCCCTCCACGAGGGTGACCTCGTCCTGGGCGCGCTCGGGCAGATGGGCACGCGCATCGACTGCGCCGGATTCAACCGCCTGGACCTCGAAGGCCCGCAGGTGCTGTGGCTGGTCGCGTCCGGCGCGGTCGACCTGTTCGCGGTCGACGCCGGACAGCAGGGCCACTGGCACCACCTCGGCCGGCTGGAGGCGGGTTCGCTGCTGCTCGGCCCGGTCGCCGGACCGCAGCACACGCTGGTGGCCCGCCCGCTCCGGGACTGCGTGGTGCACCGCATCGGACTGCGCGAGCTGTACCAGCCCGCGAACACACAGACGTGGTCCTACGACGAGTACGGCAACCCGCAGTACGTCCCGCCGCAGACGAGCCCCCTGGAGTACGCCCTCGCCCTGGGCGTCGGCCGGAGCCTGTCCATCCTCTTCCAGGCGCCGATGGCCACCGAGCGGGCGGCCGAGGTGACCGACGACGACGTGTTCTGGATGCAGGTGCCGCCGGGCAGCGTGCAGTACGGCTCGCTGTACGGCGCGGAGGCGGCGGCCGACCTGCTGATGGACCCGGCGGTCTGGCAGTCCATGGTCGACCAGCAGTACCGCCTGCTGACCACCCTCGACCGCTGGATCGAGCAGCTGGAGCGCACCCATGAGACGCGCACCGCCGAGGGCATCAAGGCCGGCGAGGCGGTGCGCGCGCAGGCCGATCGGACGCTGCTGGCGTCCATCGGCAAGCGCGGCGACAAGCGCACGACGGCGGCCGACGCGGACGCGAGCTACGCCGCCTGCAAGCTGGTCGCCGAGGCGGCCGGGATCACGCTGTCCGAGCCCGCGCAGTCCGGCACCGAGAGCGACCGGCTGGACCCGGTCGAGCGGGTCGCCATCGCCTCGCGCGTGCGCACCCGTGCCGTACGGCTCGACGGGCGGTGGTGGCGGGACAACGTCGGCCCGCTCGTCGGCCACCGGGCGCTGTCCGGTGCGCCGGTGGCACTGCTGTGGCGGCGCGGCGGCTATGTCGCGGTCCATCCGTCGACCGGGCGTGAGACGCCGGTCGAGAAGGCCAACGCGGAGGAGTTCGAGCCGCGCGCGGTGATGTTCTACCGTCCGCTGCCCGACCGCGCGTTGAGCCCGCTGAGGCTGCTGCGGTTCAGCATGCGGGGCACGAGCGGTGACCTGACCAACCTCCTGATCAGCGGTCTGATCACGGTGGCGATCGGTGCGCTGGTGCCGATCGCGACCGGCAAGGTGCTCGGTGAGTTCGTGCCGAAGGCCCAGACCGGGCTGATCGTGCAGTTCTGTCTGGCCGTGATGATCAGCAGTGTGGTGGCCGCGGCGTTCATGCTGCTGCAGAACCTGACGATCCTGCGCCTGGAGGGCCGTATCGAGGCGACGCTTCAGCCGGCCCTGTGGGACCGGCTGCTGCGGCTGCCGACGCGGTTCTTCACCGAGCGCTCGACCGGCGAGCTGGCGAGCCAGGCCATGGGCATCAGCGCGATCCGCCGTCTGATGGCCGGAGTCGGGCCGGTCGTCGCCTCGTCGGTGACGGTGGGAGCGATGAACCTGGCGCTGCTGTTCTGGTACAGCGTGCCGATGGCGATGGCGGCGATCGGCATGCTCGTCGTCATCGCCTCGGTGTTCCTGGGGCTCGGGCTGTGGCAGGTGCGCTGGCAGCGTCGGCTCGTGGTGCTGAGCAACAAGCTCAACAACCAGGCGTTCCAGACGCTGCGCGGGCTGCCGAAGCTGCGGGTCGCGGCGGCGGAGAACTACGCGTACGCGGCCTGGGCGTCGCAGTTCGCGCGCAGTCGTGAGCTCCAGCAGAAGGTGGGTCGGATCAAGAACCTCACCACGGTGCTGGGCGCGGTGTATCTGCCGCTGTGCACCCTGCTGATGTTCATGCTGCTGGCGGGTCCGGCGCGCGGGTCGATGTCGGCGGCGGCGTTCCTCACCTTCAACACCTCGGTGACGATGCTGCTGACCTCGGTCACCCAGCTCACGGGCTCGTTCGTGTCGGCGGTGGCGGCGCTGCCGCTGTTCGAGCAGATCAAGCCGGTGCTGGACGGCACGCCCGAGGTGCGCACGGCGAGCACCCGGCCGGGCCCGCTGACCGGTTCGATCGAGGCGCGCCGCCTGTCCTTCCGGTACTCCGACGACGGTCCCCTGGTCCTCGACGACGTGTCCTTCGACGTCCGGCCGGGCGAGTTCGTGGCGGTCGTCGGCCCCAGCGGCTGCGGCAAGTCGACGCTGCTCAGGCTGCTGATCGGCTTCGACAAGCCGGTCTCGGGCAGTGTGCTGTACGACGGCCAGGACCTGGCGGCGCTCGACCAGTCGGCCGTGCGGCGACAGTGCGGGGTCGTGCTCCAGCACGCCCAGCCGTTCACCGGCTCCATTCTGGACGTCATCTGCGGTACGGAGCCGTACACGCCGGAGGAGGCGATGGCGGCGGCGGAGATGGCAGGGCTCGCCGAGGACATCAAGCGGATGCCGATGGGCCTGCACACGATCGTCTCGGGCAGCGGCGCGATCTCCGGCGGTCAGCGCCAGCGCCTGATGATCGCCCAGGCGCTGATCCGCCGGCCGCGCATCCTCTTCTTCGACGAGGCGACCAGCGCCCTCGACAACGAGACCCAGCGCACGGTCATCGAGTCCACCAAGGCCCTCAACGCCACCCGCATCGTCATCGCGCACCGTCTGTCCACGGTGCTGGACGCCGACCGGGTGATCGTGATGGAGGACGGCAAGGTCGCCCAGCAGGGCCCGCCCGCGCAGCTGCTCGCCGATGTGAACGGGCGGCTGCACGAGCTGGTGCGCCGGCAGCTGGCGTGA
- a CDS encoding NHLP family bacteriocin export ABC transporter peptidase/permease/ATPase subunit yields the protein MSAAQETRSRRRAAPPKRPVPKGKTKTVRTPTVLQMEAVECGAASLAMVLGHYGRHVPLEELRIACGVSRDGSRASNLLKAARSYGLTAKGMQMDTAALAEVKTPAILFWEFNHYVVYDGMGRRFGRRGVYINDPAKGRRFIPMEDFDGSFTGVVLVLEPGEDFSKGGRKPGILGAMPARLRGTAGTMPAAVLASLLLVVVGAAVPALSRTYIDMFLIGGQTSLLSVLFASMGTCVALTVVLTWLQQANLLRGRIISSTLSSARFLRHLLRLPVTFFSQRSPADLVQRLQSNDAVAETLARDLAAAGVDAVVVVLYAILLYTYDPQLTFVGIGVALLNVVAMRVVIRLRATRTAKLRADNARLTNTAYTGLQLIETMKATGGEDGYFRKWAGQHATTLEEQQRLGVPSAWLGVVAPTLATLNSALILWIGGMRAIEGGISVGLLVAFQALVTRFTAPITRLNGVAGRIQDFAADVARLKDVENFEADPLYGRPGTGESTRRLHGHVELQNITFGYSPLDKPLLTGFDLTVGPGQQVALVGGSGSGKSTVSRLISGLYAPWEGVIRIDDQRIEDIPRGALAASVSFVDQEVFLFEGTVRDNVALWDPSIPDEAVVDALRDAALYDVVMRRPGGIHSRVEQDGRNFSGGQRQRLEIARALVRRPSILVLDEVTSALDAETELVVMDNLRKRGCACVVIAHRLSTVRDSDEIVVLQHGTIVERGRHEELVARGGAYAALVKER from the coding sequence GTGAGCGCCGCGCAGGAGACACGGAGCAGGCGCCGCGCCGCCCCGCCGAAGCGCCCCGTGCCGAAGGGGAAGACGAAGACCGTCCGCACCCCCACCGTGCTCCAGATGGAGGCCGTGGAGTGCGGCGCCGCCTCCCTCGCGATGGTCCTCGGCCACTACGGCCGCCATGTCCCGCTGGAGGAGCTGCGCATCGCGTGCGGCGTCTCCCGCGACGGCTCGCGCGCCAGCAACCTGCTGAAGGCGGCCCGCTCCTACGGCCTGACGGCCAAGGGCATGCAGATGGACACGGCCGCCCTCGCCGAGGTGAAGACGCCGGCCATCCTGTTCTGGGAGTTCAACCACTACGTCGTCTACGACGGCATGGGCCGCCGCTTCGGCCGCCGCGGCGTCTACATCAACGACCCCGCCAAGGGCCGCCGTTTCATCCCCATGGAGGACTTCGACGGCAGCTTCACCGGCGTCGTGCTGGTCCTGGAGCCCGGCGAGGACTTCTCCAAGGGCGGCCGCAAACCGGGCATCCTGGGCGCGATGCCGGCCCGGCTGCGCGGCACCGCCGGCACGATGCCCGCGGCCGTCCTGGCGAGCCTGCTGCTGGTGGTGGTCGGCGCGGCGGTGCCCGCGCTGAGCCGCACCTACATCGACATGTTCCTCATCGGCGGCCAGACCTCCCTGCTGAGCGTGCTGTTCGCCTCGATGGGGACGTGCGTCGCGCTCACCGTCGTGCTGACCTGGCTGCAGCAGGCGAACCTGCTGCGCGGCCGCATCATCTCCTCCACCCTCTCCAGCGCCCGCTTCCTGCGCCATCTGCTGCGGCTGCCGGTGACGTTCTTCTCCCAGCGCAGCCCGGCCGACCTGGTGCAGCGGCTCCAATCGAACGACGCGGTCGCCGAGACCCTGGCCCGCGACCTCGCGGCGGCGGGCGTGGACGCGGTGGTCGTCGTCCTCTACGCGATCCTCCTCTACACCTACGACCCCCAGCTCACGTTCGTCGGCATCGGCGTCGCCCTGCTGAACGTCGTCGCGATGCGGGTCGTCATCCGGCTGCGCGCCACCCGCACCGCCAAGCTGCGCGCGGACAACGCCCGGCTCACCAACACCGCCTACACCGGCCTTCAGCTCATCGAGACGATGAAGGCGACCGGCGGCGAGGACGGCTACTTCCGCAAGTGGGCCGGACAGCACGCCACCACGCTGGAGGAGCAGCAGCGCCTCGGTGTGCCCAGCGCCTGGCTGGGCGTGGTGGCCCCCACCCTCGCCACCCTCAACAGCGCGCTCATCCTCTGGATCGGCGGCATGCGCGCGATCGAGGGCGGCATATCCGTCGGCCTGCTGGTCGCCTTCCAGGCCCTGGTCACCCGCTTCACCGCCCCCATCACCCGGCTGAACGGCGTCGCGGGCCGCATCCAGGACTTCGCCGCCGACGTGGCACGCCTGAAGGACGTGGAGAACTTCGAGGCGGACCCGCTCTACGGCCGTCCCGGCACCGGCGAGTCGACGCGCCGACTGCACGGCCATGTCGAGCTGCAGAACATCACCTTCGGCTACAGCCCCCTCGACAAGCCCCTGCTGACGGGCTTCGACCTCACGGTGGGACCCGGCCAGCAGGTGGCCCTGGTCGGCGGCTCGGGCAGCGGCAAGTCCACGGTGTCCCGGCTGATCTCGGGTCTGTACGCCCCGTGGGAGGGCGTCATCCGCATCGACGACCAGCGCATCGAGGACATCCCGCGCGGCGCGCTCGCGGCCTCCGTCTCCTTCGTGGACCAGGAGGTGTTCCTCTTCGAGGGCACCGTCCGCGACAACGTGGCGCTGTGGGACCCGTCGATCCCGGACGAGGCGGTGGTGGACGCGCTGCGCGACGCGGCGCTGTACGACGTGGTCATGCGCCGCCCCGGCGGCATCCACAGCAGGGTCGAGCAGGACGGCCGCAACTTCTCCGGCGGGCAGCGCCAGCGCCTGGAGATCGCGCGGGCGCTGGTGCGCCGCCCCAGCATCCTCGTGCTGGACGAGGTGACGAGCGCGCTGGACGCCGAGACCGAGCTGGTCGTGATGGACAACCTGCGCAAGCGCGGCTGTGCCTGTGTGGTGATCGCGCACCGGCTCAGCACCGTGCGCGACAGCGACGAGATCGTCGTACTCCAGCACGGCACGATCGTCGAACGCGGGCGGCACGAGGAGCTGGTGGCGCGCGGCGGCGCGTACGCGGCTCTGGTCAAGGAGCGGTGA
- a CDS encoding HlyD family efflux transporter periplasmic adaptor subunit: protein MQFRQQALAKLQSPEELDLPVRFARPQGWLVLSVTVVVMAAASVWAVTGSVASTVTAPAILTHGQGSYILQSPVAGQVTAVVAEEGERLPAKSPVLKVRTADGETVVRTVAAGRVTALAATIGQIISTGANVAAVEKIAHAKDPLYATVYVPAENAATIPDKAPVDLTVSSVPTQEYGVLRGHVKSVDRAAQSAQQIAAFLGDQQLGEQFTKDGRPVAVLVKLDRRSSTKSGYKWSSADGPPFGLTSMTPASGSIRLADERPVDWLLP, encoded by the coding sequence GTGCAGTTCCGCCAACAGGCCCTCGCCAAGCTCCAGTCACCGGAGGAGCTCGACCTTCCGGTGCGCTTCGCCCGCCCCCAGGGCTGGCTGGTCCTCTCCGTGACCGTGGTGGTCATGGCCGCCGCGTCCGTGTGGGCGGTGACCGGCTCGGTCGCCTCCACCGTCACCGCGCCCGCCATCCTCACCCACGGCCAGGGCAGCTACATCCTGCAGAGCCCGGTCGCCGGCCAGGTCACCGCGGTCGTCGCCGAGGAGGGCGAGCGGCTCCCCGCCAAGTCCCCCGTGCTGAAGGTCCGTACCGCCGACGGCGAGACGGTCGTGCGCACGGTCGCCGCGGGCCGCGTCACCGCGCTCGCCGCCACCATCGGGCAGATCATCTCCACCGGCGCGAACGTCGCCGCGGTCGAGAAGATCGCCCACGCCAAGGACCCGCTCTACGCCACGGTGTACGTCCCCGCCGAGAACGCGGCCACCATCCCCGACAAGGCCCCCGTGGACCTGACCGTCTCCTCCGTGCCCACCCAGGAGTACGGAGTGCTGCGCGGCCATGTGAAGTCGGTGGACCGCGCCGCGCAGTCCGCGCAGCAGATCGCCGCGTTCCTCGGGGACCAGCAGCTGGGCGAGCAGTTCACCAAGGACGGCCGGCCGGTCGCCGTACTGGTGAAGCTGGACCGCAGGTCGAGCACGAAGAGCGGCTACAAGTGGTCGTCCGCGGACGGACCGCCCTTCGGCCTCACCTCCATGACGCCGGCCTCGGGCTCGATCCGCCTCGCCGACGAGCGTCCCGTCGACTGGCTGCTGCCGTGA
- a CDS encoding type A2 lantipeptide yields MNSTPQVETVEISDAELDNVSGGLQVNAVNGALDAVNGIAPVSGLVDTVVGTVEGVTGLQTAPVTNLVAGL; encoded by the coding sequence ATGAACTCCACCCCCCAGGTTGAGACCGTCGAGATCTCCGACGCCGAGCTCGACAACGTCTCCGGCGGCCTGCAGGTCAACGCCGTGAACGGTGCCCTGGACGCTGTCAACGGCATCGCCCCGGTCTCCGGCCTGGTCGACACGGTCGTCGGCACCGTGGAGGGTGTCACCGGCCTGCAGACCGCCCCGGTCACCAACCTGGTCGCCGGTCTCTGA
- a CDS encoding PaaI family thioesterase: MTMTTAEADKILSANFAPWVLALGLTVEAVEDDRAVLRMPWSQELAREGGALSGQALMAAADTATVIAVSVARGAYGPMTTVQQSTSFQRAVIGSDVLIEAVVTKLGRRMAFADISMTDEGSGDIAARASTVYALLG; this comes from the coding sequence ATGACGATGACCACCGCTGAAGCCGACAAGATCCTCTCCGCCAACTTCGCCCCCTGGGTCCTCGCCCTGGGCCTGACGGTCGAGGCGGTCGAGGACGACCGCGCCGTTCTGCGCATGCCCTGGTCACAGGAGCTGGCCCGGGAGGGCGGCGCACTGTCCGGGCAGGCGCTGATGGCCGCCGCCGACACCGCCACCGTGATCGCCGTGTCGGTGGCGCGCGGGGCGTACGGACCGATGACGACCGTCCAGCAGTCGACGTCGTTCCAGCGCGCGGTGATCGGTTCGGATGTCCTGATCGAAGCGGTCGTCACCAAGCTGGGCCGCCGTATGGCGTTCGCCGATATCTCGATGACGGACGAGGGTTCGGGAGACATCGCGGCGCGGGCGAGCACGGTCTACGCGCTACTCGGCTGA
- a CDS encoding S1 family peptidase: MSHKRIPKRKAAIAAGGVAALGAAAILLPNANASQDGASDAAAAAPKTLKAADASDLASQLSGLLGDAFAGSYYDAESQQLVVNVIPGDNNNVVVQAKKAGAKIREVENSLAELESGAQTLKAEATIPGTSWAVDPRTNKILVTADSTVTGDNWDQLESTVDSLGSGMATIKKSAGTFKTFLSGGDAIFAGGSRCSTGFNVTAGDGTPAFLTAGHCTLAGNEWSDAEGGQPIATVDQSTFPGDGDFALVKYDDPATEAPSEVNLGNQTVAISQAADAEVGLQVFRMGSTTGLSDGQVLGLDATVNYPEGTVTGLIQTDVCAEPGDSGGSLFTQDGQAIGLTSGGSGDCTVGGETFFQPVTTALEAVGATLGDAAGGGAGAGDEAGAGDEAGAGEEAGAGEEAGAGEEAGAGEEAGAGEEAGAGQDVGNGNADGTGNGLGEIVGNGVGN, encoded by the coding sequence TTGAGTCACAAGCGAATTCCGAAGCGCAAGGCCGCGATAGCCGCGGGCGGCGTGGCGGCGCTCGGAGCGGCCGCGATCCTGTTGCCGAACGCCAACGCGTCGCAGGACGGCGCGTCGGACGCCGCCGCCGCTGCCCCCAAGACTCTGAAGGCGGCGGACGCCTCGGATCTCGCCTCGCAGCTCTCGGGACTGCTCGGCGACGCCTTCGCCGGTTCGTACTACGACGCCGAGAGCCAGCAGCTCGTCGTCAACGTCATCCCCGGCGACAACAACAACGTGGTCGTCCAGGCGAAGAAGGCCGGCGCGAAGATCCGCGAGGTCGAGAACAGCCTCGCCGAGCTCGAGTCAGGCGCGCAGACCCTGAAGGCCGAGGCGACCATCCCCGGCACGTCCTGGGCGGTCGACCCCAGAACGAACAAGATCCTCGTCACCGCCGACTCCACCGTCACCGGCGACAACTGGGACCAGCTCGAGTCGACCGTCGACAGCCTCGGCTCCGGCATGGCGACCATCAAGAAGTCGGCCGGCACCTTCAAGACGTTCCTCTCCGGCGGCGACGCCATCTTCGCCGGCGGCTCACGCTGCTCCACGGGCTTCAACGTCACCGCGGGCGACGGCACCCCCGCCTTCCTGACCGCCGGTCACTGCACGCTCGCCGGTAACGAGTGGTCGGACGCCGAGGGCGGCCAGCCGATCGCCACCGTCGATCAGTCCACGTTCCCCGGCGACGGCGACTTCGCGCTGGTCAAGTACGACGACCCGGCGACCGAGGCGCCCAGCGAGGTCAACCTCGGCAACCAGACCGTCGCGATCAGCCAGGCCGCGGACGCCGAGGTCGGCCTCCAGGTCTTCCGGATGGGCAGCACCACCGGGCTGAGCGACGGTCAGGTCCTCGGGCTCGACGCCACCGTGAACTACCCGGAGGGCACGGTCACCGGGCTCATCCAGACCGACGTCTGCGCCGAGCCCGGCGACAGCGGCGGCTCCCTGTTCACCCAGGACGGCCAGGCCATCGGCCTGACCTCCGGCGGCAGCGGCGACTGCACCGTCGGCGGCGAGACCTTCTTCCAGCCGGTGACCACCGCCCTGGAGGCGGTCGGCGCGACCCTCGGCGACGCCGCGGGCGGCGGCGCGGGCGCCGGTGACGAGGCCGGTGCCGGCGACGAGGCGGGCGCGGGCGAAGAGGCCGGCGCCGGTGAAGAGGCCGGCGCCGGTGAGGAAGCCGGCGCCGGTGAGGAAGCCGGAGCCGGTGAAGAGGCCGGAGCCGGTCAGGATGTCGGCAACGGCAACGCCGACGGCACTGGCAACGGCCTCGGCGAGATCGTCGGCAACGGCGTCGGGAACTGA
- a CDS encoding SpoIIE family protein phosphatase, giving the protein MVGVSDGQTSAQAPAAARTRVGRPLLSLALASMMEEVHAHSGGVYLLAADEPVLEMAVMAGLPRAFAAPWERVGLSAPIPVAEAVRERRLVWVGGEEDMAARYPRIAVVLPYPFALAALPVATETTAYGAIFVTWPGSHPPELSARDRDHLTAACRRLAVRLERAIEASRPPLPEPDLLAGPAFGGAAGMFGTVEAARMVQRLPYGLCSLDLHGRISFANPAAAELIGVPVTRLLGNQLWAAVPWLNDPVYEDRYRAALFSQQTTSFVALRPPGEWLSFRMYPSTTGLSVRISRARAVAEMGRRGPQPGDAPSRLVTISQVLSLAGALTEAASVQDVVQLVADEVVPAVGSQALVVLGSRSGRLHVLGHRGFPDPHTVERFDGLPLAERTPGGQVLSTGVPAFFDSRQELERLYPARVAAPDSFAAWAYLPLIASGRPVGTCVLAYTEPHPFPADERAVLTSLGGLIAQALERAQLYDAKHQLAHGLQAALLPHTLPTLTGIEAAARYLPATQGMEIGGDFYDLVPTDHGLAAAVIGDVQGHNVTAAGLMGQIRTAVRAYTTVGQAPEEVMRSTNRLLIDLGSDLFASCVYLSLDPEHGRAVMARAGHPPPLLRRPDGRVRVLDLAGGPLLGIDGTPAYPTTQVDLTPGCVLVLYTDGLIESPGVDIEDALAELGRLLEDAGERPLDELADLLVRHGTAVRERVDDVALLLLRARG; this is encoded by the coding sequence GTGGTCGGCGTGTCCGACGGGCAGACGTCCGCCCAGGCGCCGGCGGCCGCGAGGACACGGGTCGGCCGACCGCTGCTGTCGCTGGCGCTGGCCTCGATGATGGAGGAGGTGCACGCGCACTCCGGTGGCGTGTATCTGCTGGCGGCCGACGAGCCGGTGCTGGAGATGGCGGTCATGGCGGGGCTGCCCAGGGCGTTCGCGGCACCGTGGGAGCGGGTCGGGCTGAGCGCGCCGATCCCGGTCGCGGAGGCGGTGCGCGAGCGGCGGCTGGTGTGGGTCGGGGGCGAGGAGGACATGGCGGCCCGGTATCCGCGGATCGCGGTCGTGCTGCCGTATCCGTTCGCGCTGGCGGCGCTGCCGGTGGCCACCGAGACCACGGCCTATGGCGCGATCTTCGTGACCTGGCCGGGCTCGCACCCGCCGGAGCTGTCCGCCCGGGACCGGGACCATCTGACCGCGGCCTGCCGGCGGCTCGCGGTGCGCCTGGAGCGGGCCATCGAGGCGAGCCGCCCGCCGCTGCCGGAGCCCGATCTGCTGGCCGGTCCGGCGTTCGGCGGCGCGGCCGGCATGTTCGGCACGGTGGAGGCGGCGCGCATGGTGCAGCGGCTGCCGTACGGGCTGTGCTCGCTCGATCTGCACGGCCGGATCAGCTTCGCCAACCCGGCGGCGGCCGAGCTGATCGGGGTCCCGGTCACCCGGCTGCTCGGCAACCAGCTGTGGGCGGCGGTGCCCTGGCTCAACGACCCCGTCTACGAGGACCGCTACCGGGCCGCGCTGTTCAGCCAGCAGACCACGTCGTTCGTGGCGCTGCGTCCGCCCGGCGAGTGGCTGTCGTTCCGCATGTACCCGAGTACGACCGGGCTGAGCGTGCGCATCAGCCGGGCCCGCGCGGTGGCGGAGATGGGCCGCCGCGGACCGCAGCCGGGTGACGCGCCGTCCCGACTGGTGACCATCTCGCAGGTGCTGAGCCTGGCCGGTGCGCTGACCGAGGCGGCGAGCGTGCAGGACGTGGTGCAGTTGGTCGCGGACGAGGTCGTCCCGGCCGTCGGCAGTCAGGCGCTGGTCGTCCTGGGCTCGCGGTCGGGCCGGCTGCATGTGCTCGGCCACCGCGGCTTTCCGGACCCGCACACCGTGGAGCGCTTCGACGGGCTGCCGCTGGCCGAGCGGACCCCGGGCGGACAGGTCCTGAGCACCGGGGTGCCCGCGTTCTTCGACTCCCGGCAGGAGCTGGAGCGGCTGTATCCGGCGCGGGTCGCCGCCCCCGACTCCTTCGCGGCCTGGGCGTATCTGCCGCTGATCGCCTCCGGGCGGCCGGTGGGCACCTGTGTGCTCGCCTACACCGAGCCGCACCCCTTCCCGGCGGACGAACGCGCGGTCCTGACCAGTCTGGGCGGGCTCATCGCACAGGCGCTGGAGCGGGCCCAGCTCTACGACGCCAAGCACCAGTTGGCGCACGGGCTGCAGGCCGCCCTGCTCCCCCACACGCTGCCGACGCTGACCGGTATCGAGGCGGCCGCGCGCTATCTGCCGGCCACGCAGGGCATGGAGATCGGCGGCGACTTCTACGACCTGGTGCCGACGGACCACGGCCTGGCGGCGGCGGTGATCGGGGACGTGCAGGGCCACAACGTCACCGCGGCCGGGCTGATGGGCCAGATCCGCACCGCCGTACGGGCGTACACGACGGTGGGCCAGGCGCCGGAGGAGGTCATGCGCAGCACCAACCGGCTGCTGATCGACCTGGGCTCCGACCTGTTCGCCAGTTGTGTGTATCTGTCCCTGGACCCGGAGCACGGCCGGGCGGTGATGGCCCGGGCCGGGCATCCGCCGCCGCTGCTGAGACGGCCGGACGGGCGGGTGCGGGTGCTGGACCTCGCGGGCGGCCCGCTGCTGGGCATCGACGGCACGCCCGCCTATCCGACGACGCAGGTCGATCTCACGCCCGGCTGTGTGCTCGTGCTCTACACCGACGGGTTGATCGAGTCTCCGGGCGTCGACATCGAGGACGCGCTCGCCGAGCTCGGGCGGCTGCTCGAGGACGCCGGGGAGCGGCCCCTGGACGAGCTGGCCGACCTGCTCGTGCGGCACGGCACGGCGGTGCGGGAGCGGGTCGACGACGTGGCGTTGCTGTTGTTGCGGGCGCGTGGCTGA